In the genome of Qipengyuania seohaensis, one region contains:
- a CDS encoding pyridoxal phosphate-dependent aminotransferase has product MTDTADSAARPTIKPWIEGIHAYVPGKSKGSDGRELVKLSANENPHGCSPLALQALSDIGNPALYPDPDSTALREALGAAHGIDASRIVCGAGSGELLHGAVQAYAGPGDEVVCARYSFSLYPLLAAKVGAEIVYADDDDHAPSVDALLAAVTDKTRVVLLDNPNNPVGTWLDRGEVARLHDGLPRDVLLVIDHAYVEYLASGLDDGGMELAAQHDNVLVTRTFSKAFGLAGERIGWATGAPEIVGALNRLRGAFNVTAAGQRAALAAVGDMAFVRKSCEENLAARDAFERQIAALGNHGLRAKPSEANFVLVLFEGALSADAALEALAEGGYAVRHLPSQGLPHALRITIGTREQMGEIAAILAKACEAAA; this is encoded by the coding sequence ATGACAGACACAGCCGACAGCGCCGCCCGCCCGACAATAAAGCCCTGGATCGAGGGCATCCATGCCTATGTGCCGGGCAAGTCGAAAGGCAGCGACGGGCGCGAGCTGGTCAAGCTTTCGGCCAATGAGAACCCGCACGGCTGCAGCCCGCTCGCGCTTCAAGCGCTGAGCGATATCGGCAATCCGGCACTTTATCCCGATCCCGACAGCACTGCCCTGCGCGAAGCACTTGGCGCGGCCCACGGAATCGATGCGTCGCGCATCGTGTGCGGGGCAGGATCCGGAGAGCTGCTGCATGGCGCGGTCCAGGCCTATGCGGGCCCGGGCGACGAGGTCGTGTGCGCGCGCTACTCATTTTCGCTCTACCCGCTGCTCGCGGCAAAGGTGGGCGCAGAGATCGTTTACGCAGATGATGATGATCATGCGCCCAGCGTCGATGCCCTGCTGGCCGCGGTAACCGACAAGACCCGCGTGGTCCTCCTCGACAATCCGAACAATCCGGTCGGCACATGGCTTGATCGTGGCGAGGTCGCGCGGCTCCACGATGGCCTGCCGCGCGATGTGCTGCTGGTGATCGACCATGCCTATGTCGAATACCTGGCCTCCGGCCTCGACGATGGCGGGATGGAGCTGGCGGCGCAGCATGACAACGTTCTCGTCACGCGGACTTTTTCCAAGGCTTTCGGCCTTGCGGGGGAGCGCATCGGCTGGGCCACCGGGGCGCCGGAAATCGTCGGCGCGCTCAACCGCCTGCGCGGCGCTTTCAATGTCACGGCGGCTGGGCAACGCGCGGCTCTGGCAGCAGTCGGCGACATGGCTTTCGTCCGCAAGTCCTGCGAAGAAAATCTGGCCGCGCGCGATGCTTTCGAGCGCCAGATAGCGGCGCTCGGCAATCACGGCCTCAGGGCCAAGCCGAGCGAGGCGAATTTCGTGCTCGTCCTGTTCGAAGGCGCGCTGAGCGCAGATGCCGCATTGGAGGCATTGGCCGAAGGGGGATATGCCGTACGGCACTTGCCCTCACAGGGCCTTCCTCATGCGCTGAGGATCACTATCGGCACGCGCGAGCAGATGGGCGAGATCGCCGCCATCCTCGCCAAGGCGTGTGAGGCTGCGGCGTGA
- the metX gene encoding homoserine O-acetyltransferase MetX, with product MAGASQVLQLTDPLPLDGGGELHGAEIAFETYGTLAGDGSNAILLCHALTGDQYVASTHPVTGKPGWWERMVGPGKPIDTDRYFVVCANVVGSCMGSTGPASEALDGKPYAMRFPVITIRDMVRGLVALLDGLGIEKLHAVVGGSMGGMQALSLAANWPDRAERVLVIASTSRHSAQNIAFHELGRQAVMADPNWHQGDYYAQESQPDSGLAVARMAAHITYLSEEALTGKFGRNLQDRDTKSFGFDADFQVESYLRYQGSGFTRRFDANSYLYITRAMDYFDLAEEHGGKLANAFAGTEARFCLVSFDSDWLYPTAESRHVVHALNAAGAAVSFVELSAPHGHDSFLLDVPALDRVVKGFIE from the coding sequence ATGGCCGGGGCGTCCCAAGTTTTGCAATTGACCGATCCACTGCCGCTCGACGGCGGGGGCGAGTTGCACGGTGCCGAGATTGCATTTGAGACCTATGGGACGCTGGCCGGTGATGGTTCGAACGCGATCCTGCTCTGCCACGCGCTGACCGGCGACCAGTATGTCGCATCGACCCATCCGGTAACCGGCAAGCCCGGCTGGTGGGAGCGCATGGTCGGACCCGGAAAGCCCATCGACACGGATCGCTATTTCGTGGTCTGCGCCAACGTCGTCGGCAGCTGCATGGGCTCGACCGGCCCGGCGAGCGAAGCGCTCGACGGCAAGCCTTATGCTATGCGCTTTCCCGTTATCACGATCCGCGACATGGTGCGCGGCCTCGTCGCACTGCTCGACGGGCTCGGCATCGAAAAGCTGCACGCGGTGGTCGGCGGATCGATGGGCGGGATGCAGGCGCTGAGCCTTGCCGCCAACTGGCCGGACCGGGCCGAACGCGTGCTCGTGATCGCATCGACCAGCCGTCATTCGGCGCAGAACATCGCCTTCCACGAACTCGGCCGACAAGCCGTCATGGCCGATCCCAATTGGCACCAGGGCGATTATTACGCGCAGGAGAGCCAGCCCGACAGCGGCCTTGCCGTCGCCCGCATGGCCGCGCACATCACCTATCTTTCCGAGGAAGCGCTGACCGGCAAGTTCGGGCGCAATCTGCAGGATCGCGACACCAAGAGCTTCGGCTTCGATGCCGATTTCCAGGTCGAAAGCTATCTGCGCTACCAGGGCAGCGGTTTCACGCGGCGGTTCGACGCCAATTCCTATCTCTATATTACGCGGGCGATGGACTATTTCGATTTGGCGGAAGAGCACGGGGGCAAGCTCGCCAATGCATTTGCCGGGACCGAGGCGCGCTTCTGCCTCGTCAGTTTCGACAGCGACTGGCTTTACCCGACAGCCGAAAGCCGCCACGTGGTGCATGCTTTGAATGCTGCGGGTGCGGCGGTGAGCTTCGTCGAATTGTCAGCCCCTCATGGACACGACAGCTTCCTGCTCGATGTCCCCGCACTCGACCGCGTGGTAAAGGGATTTATCGAGTGA
- the metW gene encoding methionine biosynthesis protein MetW: protein MSALRPDLAAIASAIEPGTRVLDIGCGDGALLAELRATKSVDARGIEIDGGCVERCVAQGLSVVQGDADSALADYPDKGFDYTVLSQTLQTARRPDLMLDQLLRVGKQAFVSFPNFAHWRTRGALMFGGRMPVTRSIPVSWYETQNIHHVTVKDFRELAREKDARIEHEWFFANEKPVSGAANLRAEFAVFLLSR from the coding sequence GTGAGCGCCCTTCGCCCCGACCTTGCCGCCATAGCCTCTGCGATCGAACCGGGCACCCGCGTGCTCGATATCGGCTGCGGCGACGGCGCCCTACTGGCCGAGCTTCGCGCAACCAAAAGCGTCGATGCGCGCGGAATCGAAATCGACGGCGGCTGCGTCGAACGCTGCGTGGCGCAAGGGCTTTCGGTGGTGCAGGGCGATGCCGACAGCGCGCTCGCGGATTATCCGGACAAGGGCTTCGATTACACAGTCCTAAGCCAGACGCTGCAGACCGCGCGGCGGCCCGACCTCATGCTCGACCAGTTGCTGCGCGTGGGCAAGCAGGCCTTCGTCTCGTTTCCCAATTTCGCCCATTGGCGCACGCGCGGCGCGCTGATGTTCGGCGGACGCATGCCGGTCACCCGCTCGATCCCGGTCAGCTGGTACGAGACGCAGAACATCCACCATGTGACCGTGAAAGACTTCCGCGAACTGGCACGCGAGAAGGATGCGCGGATCGAGCATGAATGGTTCTTCGCCAATGAGAAACCGGTTTCGGGCGCGGCGAACCTGCGCGCCGAATTCGCGGTGTTCCTGCTCAGCCGCTAG
- a CDS encoding DUF4126 domain-containing protein: MGVMEIIGIAGSVSLLAGWRLYLSIFATGLAMRLDAIPLPEHLQSLDVLANPWIMGIAAIAAVAEFFADKVMWLDSAWDAVHTFIRPIGGALLALAIVDPSDPATQVVAFLLGGGAALTAHAGKAGARGVVNASPEPVSNVAVSTVEDVATVGLLYLAYEYPYAAGAIALVLLGLTVWLILTARRLIRSFFGAGKSVDPPSG, from the coding sequence ATGGGAGTGATGGAAATCATCGGGATAGCCGGAAGCGTCAGCCTGCTGGCTGGCTGGCGTCTGTATTTGTCGATCTTCGCAACCGGGCTTGCGATGCGGCTGGATGCGATCCCCTTGCCCGAACATTTGCAGAGCCTCGATGTGCTGGCGAACCCGTGGATCATGGGGATCGCTGCGATTGCCGCCGTGGCCGAATTCTTCGCCGACAAGGTCATGTGGCTCGATAGCGCATGGGACGCGGTCCACACTTTCATCCGGCCTATTGGCGGCGCGCTGCTGGCACTCGCCATCGTCGATCCTTCCGATCCCGCGACGCAGGTCGTCGCTTTCCTCTTGGGCGGCGGGGCGGCGCTGACCGCGCATGCCGGCAAGGCGGGCGCCCGCGGCGTGGTCAATGCCAGCCCCGAGCCGGTGAGCAATGTCGCCGTCTCCACGGTGGAAGACGTGGCAACGGTCGGCCTGCTCTATCTTGCGTACGAATATCCCTACGCGGCAGGCGCAATCGCGCTGGTGCTGCTGGGCCTCACTGTCTGGCTGATCCTGACCGCCCGCAGGCTGATCCGCTCCTTCTTCGGTGCGGGTAAATCCGTCGACCCGCCTAGCGGCTGA
- a CDS encoding head GIN domain-containing protein, which yields MTRRFTIAATLAATSLAACSSANAGPQTHTTTSHNTSVSVYRSGETQIVGSGVVVEENRRIPAFGALAIDGPVDVVIRQGAPSLRLVAEDNIIGLIEARKDGDTLSLTTEGSFRAKKPILAYLSVPDLREVTINASGDVRLEGWDAPALSLSIRGSGDIEVDGSVDDIRARIGGSGDIDLAPVRVARVDAAINGSGDVAIGSVDRLVASINGSGDIRAGDVGELSADVNGTGDISYRSARLISRREVNGIGDIRVR from the coding sequence ATGACACGTAGATTCACCATCGCCGCCACCCTTGCGGCCACTTCGCTCGCCGCTTGCAGCAGCGCGAATGCGGGGCCGCAAACGCACACCACCACCTCGCACAACACCTCGGTCTCGGTCTATCGGAGCGGCGAAACGCAGATCGTGGGATCGGGCGTCGTGGTCGAAGAGAACAGGCGTATTCCGGCCTTCGGTGCCCTGGCCATCGACGGCCCTGTGGATGTCGTGATCCGGCAGGGTGCACCCTCGCTCCGGCTCGTCGCGGAAGACAACATCATCGGCCTGATCGAAGCGAGGAAGGACGGGGACACGCTGTCTCTGACGACAGAGGGCAGCTTCCGCGCTAAGAAACCGATCCTTGCCTACCTTTCGGTACCCGACCTGCGGGAAGTGACGATCAACGCCAGCGGCGACGTGCGCCTCGAAGGCTGGGATGCCCCCGCACTCTCGCTGTCGATCCGCGGCAGCGGAGATATCGAGGTCGACGGATCGGTCGACGATATTCGTGCACGCATCGGCGGTTCGGGCGATATCGACCTTGCCCCCGTCCGCGTGGCGCGGGTCGATGCGGCAATTAACGGGTCCGGCGATGTTGCGATCGGGTCGGTCGACCGGCTGGTCGCGTCCATCAACGGATCGGGCGATATCCGCGCAGGCGATGTCGGAGAGCTATCGGCAGACGTGAATGGAACGGGCGACATCAGCTATCGCAGCGCGCGCCTCATCTCCAGGCGCGAGGTCAATGGCATCGGCGATATCCGCGTCCGCTGA
- a CDS encoding acetyl-CoA C-acyltransferase, with protein sequence MRDAVIVSTARTGMGKAYKGAFNSTPGATLGSYALKPAIERAGIDAGEVDDVLWGAALQQGAQAGNLARQVALRAGCPIGVSGMTIDRQCSSGLMTIATAAKQVITDRMQIVAAGGQESISLVQTKEMRVAMDPELVAMHGAIYMPMLQTAETVAQRYGISREAQDEYALQSQQRTAAAQDAGIFDDEIVSVSTTHKVMNKETGEVSDEDVTIAKDEGNRPSTTLEGLASLQPVMGPGTTITAGNASQLSDGSAAVVVMEAKEAEKRGLNPLGRYIGMAVAGTEPDEMGIGPIFAIPKLLERFDMKVEDIDLWELNEAFAVQVLYCRDKLGIDNDKLNVNGGSISIGHPYGMTGARCVGHILREGQRRKAKYGVVTMCVGGGMGAAGLFEIF encoded by the coding sequence ATGCGTGACGCAGTCATCGTTTCCACCGCCCGTACCGGTATGGGCAAAGCCTACAAGGGCGCTTTCAACTCCACGCCGGGCGCTACGCTCGGCTCCTATGCGCTGAAGCCCGCGATCGAGCGCGCTGGCATCGATGCCGGCGAAGTCGACGACGTGCTGTGGGGCGCCGCGCTCCAGCAAGGCGCGCAGGCCGGCAACCTCGCCCGCCAGGTCGCGCTGCGTGCCGGTTGTCCGATCGGCGTGTCGGGCATGACCATCGACCGCCAGTGCTCTTCGGGCCTGATGACCATCGCCACGGCTGCCAAGCAGGTCATCACCGACCGCATGCAGATCGTTGCGGCGGGCGGCCAGGAATCGATCAGCCTCGTGCAGACCAAGGAAATGCGGGTTGCCATGGACCCCGAACTGGTCGCGATGCACGGCGCAATCTACATGCCGATGCTCCAGACGGCGGAAACAGTCGCCCAGCGTTACGGCATCAGCCGCGAAGCGCAGGACGAGTACGCGCTGCAGAGCCAGCAGCGCACTGCTGCCGCACAGGACGCCGGTATATTCGACGACGAGATCGTCTCGGTCAGCACCACGCACAAGGTGATGAACAAGGAAACTGGCGAGGTTTCCGACGAAGACGTGACGATCGCCAAGGACGAAGGCAACCGCCCCTCGACCACGCTCGAAGGCCTCGCCTCGCTGCAGCCGGTCATGGGCCCGGGCACCACGATCACTGCCGGTAACGCCAGCCAGCTGTCCGACGGTTCGGCAGCGGTCGTCGTCATGGAAGCCAAGGAAGCCGAAAAGCGCGGCCTCAACCCGCTCGGCCGTTACATCGGCATGGCGGTTGCGGGCACCGAGCCCGACGAGATGGGCATTGGCCCGATCTTCGCGATCCCCAAGCTGCTCGAACGATTCGACATGAAGGTCGAGGACATCGATCTGTGGGAACTGAACGAAGCCTTCGCCGTGCAGGTCCTCTACTGTCGCGACAAGCTGGGCATCGACAACGACAAGCTCAACGTCAACGGCGGCTCGATCTCGATCGGCCACCCCTACGGTATGACCGGCGCGCGCTGCGTCGGCCACATCCTGCGCGAAGGCCAGCGCCGCAAGGCGAAATACGGCGTCGTCACCATGTGCGTCGGCGGCGGCATGGGCGCAGCGGGCCTGTTCGAGATTTTCTAA